One genomic segment of Mesoterricola silvestris includes these proteins:
- a CDS encoding TolC family protein — protein sequence MRQFVRLALGIIPVVGWAQLQAQSPIPPSAPYQQSSSIDDPLLRRLIQEALDRNPSLAQAKALVEAEKERIPQAKVLPDPSLTLGLQNDGFKGIQVGKMETSYYQVMVTQPLPWPGKRALRGDIATLGAEAARSTTDRTRLTLIADLKRAYYGLLLVRGQLDLLDQQAMFWQKASDITRVRYEVGQGSQADLLRAQLEQNRIRQARLALNSQEGVLLATLNRLRGAGAAESVPTTARIADLAPQAPAVSDWLQRAEKESPELQAARIGARQAERSLDLAKRDRYPDFAVSAGLMPRGGLDPMWQVGVSISLPIWSRQKQQRAVHEQEYRRTAQGSEAENVRNLLGQRIQERATQFQAAQETLKLYKEGLLVQSESSFQANLAQYEAGRAPFLSVLEALNGWIADRGGYLQAVAQVLSLQIAQEEFNLTGTPTISAQSLNSAAMGMGGSPSGASTASSLKSGATPASGGDAGSGMKSM from the coding sequence ATGCGCCAATTCGTGCGCTTGGCGTTGGGCATCATCCCGGTTGTCGGGTGGGCCCAACTTCAAGCCCAATCCCCCATTCCCCCATCTGCTCCGTACCAGCAATCCAGTTCGATTGACGATCCCCTTCTCAGGCGCTTGATCCAGGAGGCGCTCGACCGAAACCCGAGCCTGGCCCAGGCAAAGGCCCTGGTCGAGGCGGAAAAGGAACGGATCCCCCAGGCCAAGGTCCTGCCGGATCCCAGCCTGACCCTGGGGCTGCAGAACGACGGGTTCAAGGGGATCCAAGTCGGCAAGATGGAGACCAGCTATTACCAGGTGATGGTCACCCAGCCCCTGCCCTGGCCCGGTAAACGCGCCCTGAGGGGTGACATCGCCACCCTTGGGGCGGAAGCAGCGCGATCGACAACCGACCGCACTCGCCTCACCCTCATCGCGGATCTCAAGCGCGCCTACTACGGCCTCCTCCTGGTTCGCGGACAATTGGATTTGCTGGACCAGCAGGCCATGTTCTGGCAGAAAGCCAGCGACATAACCCGTGTCCGGTACGAGGTCGGGCAAGGATCCCAGGCCGACCTGCTTCGCGCCCAGTTGGAACAGAACCGCATCCGCCAGGCGCGGTTGGCCCTGAATTCTCAGGAGGGGGTTCTCCTGGCGACTCTTAACCGCTTGCGCGGCGCCGGCGCCGCGGAATCGGTCCCAACCACGGCTCGGATCGCGGACCTCGCTCCCCAGGCACCTGCCGTTTCCGATTGGCTCCAGCGAGCCGAAAAGGAAAGCCCGGAACTCCAGGCAGCCAGGATTGGGGCGCGGCAGGCTGAACGGAGTCTGGATCTTGCCAAGCGCGATCGATATCCCGATTTTGCGGTCAGCGCGGGCCTGATGCCCCGCGGGGGCCTGGACCCCATGTGGCAGGTGGGCGTATCGATCTCACTGCCCATCTGGTCCCGGCAGAAGCAGCAACGGGCGGTTCACGAGCAGGAATACCGTCGCACCGCACAAGGTTCGGAAGCCGAGAATGTCCGAAACCTCCTCGGTCAGCGGATCCAGGAGCGGGCCACGCAGTTCCAGGCCGCCCAGGAAACCCTGAAGCTGTACAAAGAAGGTCTCCTGGTCCAGAGCGAGTCCAGTTTCCAGGCGAACCTAGCCCAGTACGAAGCCGGCCGCGCCCCCTTTCTGAGTGTGCTGGAGGCCCTCAACGGATGGATCGCGGACCGCGGGGGCTACCTTCAGGCGGTCGCCCAGGTCCTTTCCCTTCAGATTGCCCAGGAGGAGTTCAACCTCACTGGAACCCCCACCATTTCGGCCCAGAGCCTGAATTCGGCCGCCATGGGCATGGGCGGCAGCCCCTCCGGGGCAAGCACGGCCTCTTCCCTGAAATCCGGTGCTACCCCCGCCTCCGGTGGCGATGCGGGTTCCGGCATGAAATCGATGTAA
- a CDS encoding efflux RND transporter periplasmic adaptor subunit: MIDEPVETRTERPSRFRTISLIALGVVVGVGATQLIPTHRHGDEHPQSATAPASASKQMYQCPMHPQIIMDHEGNCPICGMTLVAMENAKPKEKGKIVFYRSPMNPSLTSQVPMKDEMGMEYVPVFEGDLQGEGKGTDTHAAVTIDHERQQLIGLTTTKVVEGPVSGELRAVGRVVVDETRVRKVNVKVDGFVEKLYVDFLGKPVTKGTPLFSLYSPEFVSAQREFLLALKTQKALAGGTMQTSGGDLLEAARRRLSLWDVPKEAIEHLESTGEVLRALTLRSPISGVVTAKNVVEGARITPADIPFEITDLSSVWVQVDIYEAEIARAKVGMASDLTISTYPGKVFKGRVAFVDPLMDPKTRTARVRLEVPNPKGELKPEMFGEVVLRGQGHKGILVPLDAVLDAGTSKVVFIALGDGKFEPQEVTVGAGAGEKVEVLSGLKPGDEVVTRANFLVDSESRLKAALAHMSQKGSSQPAAAQTGGHQH; this comes from the coding sequence ATGATTGACGAACCCGTTGAGACCCGCACTGAGCGTCCTTCCCGTTTTCGGACCATAAGCCTGATCGCCCTGGGGGTGGTTGTTGGCGTAGGCGCCACCCAGCTCATCCCCACACATCGCCATGGGGACGAGCATCCGCAGAGCGCAACTGCCCCTGCATCGGCCAGCAAGCAGATGTACCAGTGCCCCATGCACCCCCAGATCATCATGGATCATGAAGGGAACTGCCCCATCTGCGGCATGACCCTGGTGGCGATGGAGAACGCCAAGCCCAAGGAGAAGGGCAAGATCGTCTTCTACCGCTCGCCCATGAATCCCAGCCTCACGTCCCAGGTTCCCATGAAGGACGAGATGGGCATGGAATACGTTCCGGTCTTCGAAGGAGACCTCCAAGGTGAAGGGAAAGGGACCGACACCCATGCGGCCGTGACCATCGACCATGAACGCCAACAGCTCATCGGGCTCACGACCACGAAAGTGGTTGAAGGCCCGGTCAGCGGAGAATTGCGGGCCGTCGGCCGCGTGGTCGTGGACGAAACCCGGGTCCGTAAAGTGAACGTGAAAGTTGATGGGTTCGTCGAAAAGCTGTACGTGGATTTCCTCGGGAAGCCGGTGACCAAGGGGACTCCCTTGTTCAGCCTCTACAGCCCCGAATTCGTCAGTGCCCAGCGGGAGTTCCTCCTGGCCCTAAAGACCCAGAAGGCCCTGGCTGGAGGCACCATGCAGACCAGCGGCGGCGATCTGCTGGAAGCCGCGCGCCGCCGGCTGTCCCTTTGGGACGTGCCCAAGGAGGCCATCGAGCACCTGGAAAGCACAGGCGAGGTTCTTCGGGCCTTGACGCTCAGGAGCCCGATCTCTGGCGTCGTCACGGCCAAGAATGTCGTGGAAGGCGCCCGGATCACCCCCGCGGACATCCCCTTCGAGATCACCGACCTCAGCAGCGTGTGGGTCCAGGTGGACATTTATGAAGCGGAGATCGCCCGCGCGAAGGTCGGCATGGCTTCGGACCTGACGATTTCGACCTACCCCGGCAAGGTCTTCAAAGGGCGGGTCGCCTTCGTCGACCCCCTCATGGACCCCAAGACCCGGACCGCGCGGGTCCGCCTCGAAGTTCCGAACCCCAAGGGTGAGCTCAAACCGGAAATGTTCGGCGAAGTGGTGCTCCGGGGCCAGGGGCACAAGGGCATTCTCGTCCCCCTGGATGCGGTTCTGGATGCTGGAACTTCCAAAGTGGTCTTCATTGCTCTGGGCGACGGGAAGTTCGAACCCCAGGAAGTCACCGTGGGCGCAGGTGCAGGTGAGAAAGTCGAAGTCCTTTCCGGCCTGAAGCCTGGAGATGAAGTTGTGACCCGTGCCAACTTCCTGGTCGATTCCGAATCCCGCTTGAAGGCGGCCCTGGCCCACATGAGCCAGAAGGGCTCCTCCCAGCCAGCCGCTGCCCAAACGGGCGGCCACCAGCACTGA
- a CDS encoding efflux RND transporter permease subunit, translating to MSGNTAYDPEHPTFLQRIIRFSAENRWLVMAATAVMLVMSFWTMRNIPMDALPDLSDTQVIVYSKWDRSPDIVEDQVTYPIVTALLGAPKVKAVRALSDFGFSYVYIVFEDGTDIYWARSRTLEYLSKITSSLPTGVVPTIGPDATSVGWVYQYALVDHSGKHSSDELRSLQDWFLRYGIQSTPGVAEVATVGGQARQFQVQVNPNKMAAYKIPIESVIGAVKSANSEVGGRLVEYSGREYMVRGRGYVKTTKDLEDAVLKAENGTPIRLGEVATVSLGPEMRRGLADLDGHGDAVGGIVVMRQGENALNVIERVKAKIAELKQGLPEGVEVVTTYDRSELIHKAIETVKHKLIEEMIVVSIIILVFLWHIPSAIVPIITIPVSVALAFIPMFGIGQNANLMSLAGIAISIGVLVDGAIVEVENAYKKIERWIEAGKPGDFHTVRLEALMEVGPSVFFSLLVVAVSFLPIFTLLDQEGRLFKPLAFSKNFAMGIAALLALTLDPAMRMLFARVEPFMFKPKWLAWTLTQVAVGKYYAEEKHPISVFLHRIYERPCRFVVKHAKATIGVAVLLVLGTIPAFLHLGSEFMPPLNEGTLLYMPSTLPGLSQTEAQRILQVQDRMIRTVPEVDTVFGKAGRADTATDPAPFSMMETVINLKPEDQWREKPRWYSNWAPNFLKAVLRPIWRDKISQEEIVAELDRVVKLPAIPNAWTMPIKARLDMLSTGIRTPVGLKINGADLESIQKIAVDAERILQGVPGTRSAFAERTAQGYFLDFVLKRDQLARYGLSVEQANMLIMTAIGGDNQSTVYDGRARYPVNVRYARDYRENPDALKRVLIPAPNGALIPMEEIADLKWANGPAMIRDENGQMNGYVLVDFDTAKVDVGTYVHNAKAAIEKELKLPAGYSLTWSGQYENMIRVKERLKLILPITLVLIFGLLYANTKSAFKASIVMLAVPFSAIGAFWFLYFLGYNMSIAVWVGLIALMGLDAETGVFMLLFLDLSHEEARKEGRLKTTTDLVEAIIHGAVKRVRPKAMTVFAAFMGLLPIMWSTGTGADVMKRIAAPMVGGLATSFILELLVYPSIYYLWKRKEVVEGPLTEVFIAHDPMAEFKTQH from the coding sequence ATGAGCGGAAACACGGCCTACGACCCCGAACATCCAACATTCCTTCAACGCATCATCCGTTTTTCAGCGGAGAACCGCTGGCTGGTGATGGCCGCCACCGCGGTGATGCTCGTCATGTCCTTCTGGACCATGCGCAACATCCCGATGGATGCCCTGCCTGACCTCAGCGACACCCAGGTGATCGTCTACAGCAAGTGGGACCGAAGTCCCGACATCGTCGAGGACCAAGTCACCTACCCCATCGTCACGGCGCTCCTGGGTGCCCCCAAGGTAAAGGCTGTGAGGGCGCTGTCGGATTTCGGCTTCTCCTACGTCTACATCGTCTTCGAGGACGGGACGGACATCTACTGGGCAAGGTCCAGGACACTGGAGTACCTCAGCAAGATCACTTCGAGCCTGCCGACCGGCGTCGTGCCAACCATCGGCCCGGACGCCACGTCCGTGGGATGGGTCTACCAGTACGCTCTGGTGGACCATAGCGGCAAACACAGCAGTGATGAATTGCGCTCCCTGCAGGACTGGTTCCTTCGATACGGCATTCAGAGCACACCAGGCGTGGCGGAAGTGGCCACGGTTGGCGGACAGGCGCGGCAGTTCCAGGTGCAGGTGAACCCCAACAAGATGGCGGCCTACAAGATCCCCATCGAGTCCGTCATCGGCGCCGTGAAGTCGGCCAACTCGGAAGTCGGAGGGCGCCTGGTCGAGTACTCCGGCCGGGAATACATGGTTCGAGGTAGGGGCTATGTGAAGACGACCAAAGACCTGGAAGACGCAGTCCTGAAGGCGGAGAATGGCACCCCCATCCGGCTTGGGGAGGTTGCCACCGTGTCCCTCGGCCCAGAAATGCGGCGGGGACTGGCGGACCTGGACGGCCATGGTGACGCAGTCGGTGGAATCGTCGTCATGCGTCAGGGCGAGAACGCCCTGAATGTCATCGAACGCGTGAAAGCCAAGATTGCCGAGCTCAAGCAGGGATTGCCGGAAGGCGTGGAGGTCGTCACCACCTACGACCGGTCCGAATTGATCCACAAAGCCATCGAGACCGTGAAGCACAAGCTCATCGAGGAGATGATCGTCGTCTCGATCATCATCCTGGTTTTCCTGTGGCACATCCCCTCGGCCATCGTTCCCATCATCACCATCCCGGTCAGCGTGGCCTTGGCCTTCATCCCGATGTTCGGCATCGGCCAGAATGCCAATCTCATGAGCCTCGCCGGCATCGCAATCTCCATCGGCGTCCTGGTGGACGGGGCCATCGTGGAGGTGGAAAACGCCTACAAGAAGATCGAACGGTGGATCGAAGCTGGAAAACCAGGTGACTTCCATACGGTCCGGTTGGAAGCCCTGATGGAAGTCGGCCCGTCGGTATTCTTCTCCCTGCTCGTGGTGGCGGTGAGCTTCCTGCCCATCTTCACCCTGCTGGACCAGGAAGGCCGGCTCTTCAAACCCTTGGCCTTCTCCAAGAACTTCGCCATGGGCATAGCAGCACTTCTTGCCCTGACCCTCGACCCGGCCATGCGCATGCTTTTCGCCCGGGTGGAGCCATTCATGTTCAAGCCGAAATGGCTTGCCTGGACCCTCACCCAGGTGGCGGTCGGCAAATATTACGCCGAGGAGAAGCATCCCATCAGCGTATTCCTCCACCGCATCTACGAACGGCCTTGCCGCTTCGTGGTGAAGCACGCCAAGGCGACCATCGGGGTTGCCGTGCTGTTGGTCCTGGGCACGATTCCGGCGTTCCTCCATCTTGGCAGTGAGTTCATGCCTCCCCTGAACGAGGGAACCCTACTCTACATGCCTTCCACGCTGCCGGGTCTCAGCCAGACCGAAGCCCAGCGCATCCTCCAGGTGCAGGACCGGATGATCCGGACCGTGCCTGAGGTGGACACCGTCTTCGGCAAGGCAGGACGGGCGGATACGGCCACCGATCCGGCGCCCTTCTCCATGATGGAGACCGTGATCAACCTGAAGCCTGAGGATCAGTGGAGAGAAAAACCCCGGTGGTACAGCAACTGGGCTCCCAATTTCCTGAAGGCCGTACTCCGTCCGATCTGGAGGGACAAGATCTCCCAGGAGGAGATCGTGGCCGAACTTGACCGGGTGGTGAAGTTGCCCGCCATCCCCAACGCTTGGACCATGCCCATCAAGGCCCGCCTCGACATGCTCTCCACAGGCATCCGGACACCGGTGGGGCTCAAGATCAACGGCGCGGACCTGGAGAGCATCCAGAAGATCGCCGTGGACGCCGAGCGCATCCTTCAGGGGGTCCCGGGCACCCGCAGCGCCTTCGCGGAACGCACGGCCCAGGGTTACTTCTTGGACTTCGTCCTGAAGCGTGACCAACTGGCCCGCTATGGCCTGAGTGTCGAGCAGGCCAACATGCTGATCATGACCGCCATTGGCGGCGACAATCAGAGCACCGTCTACGACGGTCGCGCCCGCTACCCCGTGAACGTCCGGTATGCCCGGGATTATCGCGAGAACCCCGACGCCCTGAAGCGCGTCCTCATTCCAGCTCCCAATGGGGCCCTCATCCCCATGGAGGAGATCGCGGACCTGAAATGGGCCAATGGCCCAGCCATGATCCGGGACGAGAACGGGCAAATGAATGGCTATGTGCTGGTTGACTTCGACACCGCCAAGGTGGACGTCGGCACCTATGTCCACAATGCCAAGGCAGCCATTGAAAAGGAACTCAAACTCCCCGCTGGCTATAGCCTGACCTGGTCAGGACAGTACGAGAACATGATCCGCGTGAAGGAACGGCTGAAGCTCATCCTGCCCATCACGCTCGTCCTGATCTTCGGCCTTCTTTACGCCAACACCAAGAGTGCCTTCAAGGCCTCCATCGTAATGCTGGCCGTGCCCTTCAGCGCCATCGGCGCCTTCTGGTTCCTCTACTTCCTCGGCTACAACATGAGCATTGCGGTATGGGTGGGTCTCATCGCTCTGATGGGCCTGGACGCGGAGACCGGCGTCTTCATGCTCCTCTTCTTGGACCTGAGCCATGAGGAGGCCCGCAAGGAAGGCCGGCTCAAGACCACGACCGACCTGGTCGAAGCCATCATCCACGGCGCTGTGAAGCGGGTACGGCCCAAGGCGATGACGGTGTTTGCGGCCTTCATGGGCCTTCTCCCCATCATGTGGAGCACCGGCACCGGGGCGGACGTCATGAAGCGAATAGCAGCGCCCATGGTGGGTGGTCTCGCAACCAGCTTCATCCTTGAACTGCTCGTCTACCCCTCCATTTATTACCTATGGAAGCGAAAGGAAGTGGTTGAAGGCCCCCTAACGGAGGTTTTCATTGCCCATGACCCCATGGCGGAATTCAAAACCCAGCACTAG
- a CDS encoding TRASH domain-containing protein yields the protein MLNLVFTLAVLAAPQANSASNTICPVLGLKVDGKSQIVTAKGRDYRICCADCEKNLKSNPDTYLDKNGNPKNAAKAMGSMEHEGHKH from the coding sequence ATGCTGAATCTAGTGTTCACCCTGGCCGTTCTCGCCGCTCCCCAGGCCAACTCTGCCTCCAACACGATTTGCCCGGTTCTGGGCCTCAAGGTGGACGGTAAGAGCCAGATCGTCACCGCAAAGGGCCGGGACTACCGGATCTGCTGCGCGGACTGTGAAAAGAATTTGAAGTCGAACCCTGACACATACCTGGATAAGAACGGCAACCCGAAAAACGCCGCCAAGGCGATGGGTTCCATGGAACACGAAGGCCACAAGCATTAG
- a CDS encoding ATP-binding protein has protein sequence MTTMDLLTSHYRRLRFLGVVALPFLGLLVWSWFLIHATKDAFLGFAHCSTWTLESSRHLEVLEDLQERISHFPYSSSPATDSAPLEVALDRLQASRKELGQRIHSESDPLLVAVDQAMADYLEQVDKVRRTVDLNAERTGSSPDRKRQEEVSRALAHLDHHHRIALSALNDLVRYHREMLEASVQDSRRNATQLSAFAGASLLAALGFGIALGIAFLQRGLKRQADRFVQTLVDTIPDGVVAWDQGGSILTANPGLTALLGKPPGFTCGNLEFSSMMPSEARKRLEAAGPDRAIRINLVHANGSLRAIEARVGTLNRAAGILYAAVLRDVSAQLDRERRLVSSQWQIQVGRQVASTARDLERALHPMLFAQEILQQSVPVDSSQAEALQTLQRSSEQAAVLLRQFSRMAGEAGEAPDVRYFDLQACLMEVIEAIQTERGTLHGIEMNLDPSPCPIRGPVGAVRRCFEVLIQRALDAAAGTTPIRVNSRRERNVATVQVLDPAIPPVPESDLARMFDPLFCFAASEPGDGFGLFNVWETMKSIGGTVEIALTQDGWTEFTLRFHLEEGT, from the coding sequence ATGACCACAATGGATCTACTGACATCCCACTACCGTCGGCTCAGGTTTCTTGGAGTCGTGGCTCTGCCTTTTCTCGGTTTACTGGTCTGGTCCTGGTTCCTGATTCACGCAACAAAGGATGCCTTCCTGGGCTTCGCCCATTGCAGCACCTGGACCCTGGAATCCTCCCGCCACCTGGAGGTTCTGGAAGACCTCCAGGAGAGAATTTCGCACTTCCCCTATTCGTCCAGCCCCGCCACGGATTCCGCGCCTCTGGAAGTAGCCCTGGATCGGCTCCAAGCATCCAGAAAGGAATTGGGGCAGCGGATCCACAGTGAGTCAGACCCCTTGTTGGTGGCTGTCGATCAGGCCATGGCGGATTACCTGGAACAAGTCGACAAGGTGCGCAGGACAGTCGACTTGAACGCTGAACGAACCGGAAGTTCGCCCGATCGGAAGCGACAGGAGGAGGTGTCGAGGGCCTTGGCCCACCTTGATCACCATCACCGGATCGCCTTGTCGGCCTTGAATGACCTGGTGAGGTACCACCGGGAGATGCTTGAGGCCTCCGTTCAGGACAGCCGTCGCAATGCGACCCAGCTCTCAGCGTTCGCCGGCGCATCCCTTTTGGCGGCCCTGGGGTTTGGGATTGCGCTGGGCATTGCCTTCCTTCAACGAGGTCTAAAGCGCCAGGCGGACCGCTTCGTGCAGACCTTGGTGGATACGATCCCAGACGGAGTCGTGGCTTGGGATCAGGGGGGGTCCATCCTCACCGCCAACCCTGGATTGACGGCTCTTCTTGGCAAACCGCCAGGATTCACCTGTGGCAATTTGGAGTTTAGCTCCATGATGCCCTCGGAAGCTCGGAAGCGCCTTGAGGCTGCTGGACCCGACCGGGCCATCAGGATCAATTTGGTCCATGCCAATGGCTCCCTCCGGGCAATCGAGGCTAGGGTTGGAACCCTCAATCGGGCGGCCGGCATCCTTTACGCTGCCGTATTGCGGGACGTATCGGCGCAGCTTGACCGGGAGCGTCGTCTCGTATCCAGCCAATGGCAGATCCAAGTGGGCCGGCAAGTGGCATCCACCGCCCGGGACCTCGAACGGGCCCTCCATCCCATGTTGTTCGCCCAAGAGATCCTCCAACAATCGGTGCCCGTGGATTCGTCCCAGGCGGAAGCCCTGCAGACGCTTCAACGCAGCTCGGAACAGGCAGCCGTTCTTCTGCGGCAGTTCTCGCGGATGGCAGGGGAGGCTGGCGAAGCCCCGGATGTGAGGTACTTCGATCTTCAGGCCTGCCTGATGGAAGTCATCGAAGCCATTCAAACGGAAAGAGGCACCCTGCATGGCATCGAGATGAATCTGGATCCATCCCCGTGCCCAATTCGAGGCCCTGTAGGCGCGGTAAGGAGGTGCTTTGAAGTATTGATCCAGCGTGCCCTGGATGCGGCCGCGGGAACCACACCTATCAGGGTGAACAGCCGAAGGGAACGGAACGTAGCCACAGTGCAGGTGCTTGATCCAGCCATTCCGCCCGTCCCAGAATCCGACCTGGCGCGGATGTTCGACCCATTGTTTTGCTTCGCGGCCTCCGAGCCAGGTGACGGTTTCGGCCTGTTCAATGTTTGGGAAACCATGAAAAGCATAGGCGGGACCGTCGAGATCGCCCTAACTCAGGACGGATGGACTGAGTTCACGCTCCGCTTTCACTTGGAGGAAGGAACATGA
- a CDS encoding CZB domain-containing protein: protein MILEEAVAAHTRWKVRLGQFLNGGSDPGINPATAHRDNLCELGCWLHGQGAIDYGGGSDFERLKVYHREFHEEVGRVVRTYAEDPAQAMEMLDGPRFRALSVAVVTAILKVKVDGVKRP from the coding sequence ATGATTCTTGAAGAGGCCGTGGCTGCCCATACTCGTTGGAAGGTGAGGTTGGGGCAATTCTTGAATGGTGGCTCCGATCCGGGAATTAATCCGGCAACGGCCCACCGGGATAACCTTTGCGAATTAGGCTGTTGGCTCCACGGGCAGGGAGCAATTGACTACGGGGGCGGGTCGGATTTTGAACGACTGAAAGTTTACCACCGTGAGTTCCATGAGGAAGTTGGCCGGGTCGTGAGGACCTACGCCGAGGACCCCGCTCAGGCAATGGAAATGCTGGATGGTCCGAGGTTCAGGGCCCTATCAGTCGCCGTGGTGACGGCCATTCTGAAAGTGAAGGTTGATGGGGTTAAAAGACCCTAG
- a CDS encoding radical SAM protein, whose protein sequence is MDRESILSLLMGPAEKTLKELEPLLDRVGYPQTNGEVRLLGRIDISNYCAKKCLFCHQAANRWGVKRYRMEAPEIIACCIQAKALGCEGVILGSGMDPLLGAGLVTKIVRWMKSETGLPLTLSMGERSATELQAWRMAGADRYFLPIDSTDRILYRTLHPPDLKSLRGRIDLVKRARNMGYSIGGGIRVGLPGQTWRTLARDLETLRRLPVDYFEVGSFPYGPLAPGGVGKYSPLMASPDFQVPNDNLTTLKVWALVRLLRPKAMVLGPSMSSAPSEQRMTTQGIAFGINAEIMNLTPRRFWARFKKPIDGSHTSPLPASGDGVECHSVMGC, encoded by the coding sequence ATGGACCGCGAATCTATCTTGAGTTTGTTGATGGGCCCCGCCGAGAAAACCTTGAAGGAATTGGAGCCCCTCCTGGACCGGGTGGGCTATCCCCAAACTAACGGGGAGGTCCGCCTCTTGGGTCGGATCGACATTTCAAACTACTGCGCGAAAAAGTGTCTGTTTTGCCACCAGGCTGCAAATCGATGGGGCGTTAAAAGGTACCGGATGGAAGCACCGGAAATCATTGCCTGCTGCATCCAAGCCAAGGCCCTTGGTTGTGAAGGCGTCATTCTCGGGTCCGGGATGGATCCACTGCTTGGCGCTGGCCTCGTAACGAAAATAGTTCGCTGGATGAAGTCTGAAACGGGCCTGCCCCTCACCCTGAGCATGGGGGAACGATCCGCGACCGAACTACAGGCCTGGAGAATGGCGGGAGCGGATCGGTATTTCCTCCCGATTGATTCAACGGACAGGATCTTATACCGCACCCTCCATCCACCCGATTTGAAATCGCTCCGGGGAAGAATCGATTTGGTAAAGCGTGCCCGGAACATGGGGTATTCGATCGGAGGAGGGATTCGGGTGGGCTTGCCAGGACAGACCTGGAGAACCCTCGCCCGGGATCTCGAGACATTGCGACGCTTGCCAGTCGATTATTTCGAGGTCGGTTCGTTTCCTTACGGTCCCCTGGCCCCTGGAGGGGTGGGCAAATATTCTCCCCTCATGGCATCACCTGATTTTCAAGTTCCCAATGACAACTTGACCACTTTGAAAGTATGGGCTTTGGTTCGCCTCCTTCGCCCTAAGGCGATGGTTCTCGGACCATCCATGAGTTCTGCCCCTTCCGAACAACGGATGACGACCCAGGGCATAGCCTTTGGTATCAACGCCGAAATCATGAACCTGACTCCGAGGAGATTCTGGGCTAGGTTCAAGAAACCCATTGATGGCTCCCATACCTCTCCCCTTCCGGCATCTGGAGATGGGGTGGAATGCCATTCCGTGATGGGGTGTTGA
- a CDS encoding c-type cytochrome, with protein sequence MAKQNFKAGQGGRFPLRPFCTAVIILGLVLIGLVFSSLARILQHGVSARDAPTSVEAWLARELRHIAVPSPDRRRANPVAFSTDAVAAGMAHWADHCAICHGNDGKGSTEMGMHMYPRAPNMTQSGTQRLSDGELFAIIKNGVRLTGMPAWGSPSGETDVQTWQLVRFIRHLPGLTPEDLNQMKRMNPASPMELEQQQKENEFLNGGDASDTVPSNPISHSDRKGKP encoded by the coding sequence ATGGCCAAACAGAATTTCAAAGCGGGACAGGGTGGACGGTTCCCCCTTCGCCCCTTTTGTACGGCCGTCATCATCCTCGGCTTGGTACTCATTGGTCTGGTTTTTTCAAGCCTGGCGCGGATCCTACAACACGGTGTCAGCGCCAGAGACGCACCAACATCTGTTGAAGCATGGCTGGCCCGGGAGCTTCGGCATATTGCGGTCCCCTCCCCGGATAGGCGGCGGGCCAACCCCGTTGCCTTTTCCACGGACGCAGTGGCTGCAGGGATGGCCCATTGGGCGGATCATTGCGCAATCTGCCACGGAAACGACGGGAAGGGCTCCACGGAAATGGGTATGCACATGTACCCGCGCGCGCCGAACATGACGCAGAGCGGCACCCAACGGCTGAGCGATGGGGAACTCTTTGCCATCATCAAGAACGGGGTGCGCCTCACCGGGATGCCCGCCTGGGGTAGTCCTTCCGGTGAGACGGATGTGCAGACATGGCAACTCGTGCGCTTCATTCGACACCTTCCCGGTTTGACTCCCGAGGACCTTAACCAGATGAAGCGCATGAATCCGGCCTCCCCCATGGAGCTTGAACAGCAGCAGAAGGAGAATGAGTTTCTGAATGGAGGCGACGCCTCCGACACAGTGCCATCGAACCCGATTTCCCACAGCGATAGAAAGGGTAAGCCATGA